In Pseudomonas fluorescens, one genomic interval encodes:
- a CDS encoding YmfQ family protein — protein MGGIRTAAQYQAQLRALLPSGPAWDPERVPELEEVLQGVAVELARLDARAADLLNEMDPAGVSELVPDWERVMELPDPCLGATPLFDDRRLAVRRRLLAVGSQAVGYYLDIAKSQGYPNASITEHEAPRMGRARFGAAHWGTWEAQFMWTLNTGGRLLLGRRYGASYWGERFGVNPGSALECLIHRSAPAHTKVHINYD, from the coding sequence ATGGGGGGCATAAGAACCGCCGCGCAATATCAGGCGCAGCTGCGCGCGTTGCTGCCGAGCGGCCCAGCGTGGGACCCGGAACGCGTCCCGGAACTTGAGGAAGTGCTGCAAGGCGTGGCCGTCGAACTGGCGCGCCTCGACGCCCGCGCCGCCGACCTGCTCAACGAGATGGACCCGGCGGGCGTCAGCGAACTGGTGCCGGACTGGGAACGGGTGATGGAGCTGCCCGACCCGTGCCTGGGCGCCACACCGCTGTTCGACGACCGCCGCCTCGCGGTACGCCGGCGCTTGCTTGCGGTCGGCAGCCAGGCCGTTGGTTACTACCTCGACATCGCCAAAAGCCAGGGCTACCCCAACGCCAGCATCACCGAGCACGAAGCCCCGCGTATGGGCCGCGCGCGTTTCGGCGCAGCGCACTGGGGCACCTGGGAAGCGCAATTCATGTGGACCCTCAACACCGGCGGCCGCCTGCTGCTCGGCCGGCGCTATGGTGCGAGCTACTGGGGCGAGCGCTTCGGCGTCAACCCGGGCTCGGCGCTGGAGTGCCTGATCCACCGCAGTGCCCCGGCGCATACCAAAGTGCACATCAATTATGACTAG
- a CDS encoding phage tail assembly chaperone has translation MKRFYSRTTGNTYLSGYHTSLPGDAVEIDDERYESVIANPAAGTERSHDEQGLPILIESTPLSGEEALIEAKAWRDKEFDRVVWLRDRHRDEVELMKATTLSDSEYLTLLNYLQALRKWPQAKKFPSKRSRPKKPAWMTAE, from the coding sequence ATGAAACGTTTCTATAGCCGCACCACTGGCAACACTTATTTGTCGGGCTATCACACGAGCCTCCCGGGCGATGCCGTTGAAATTGACGACGAGCGTTACGAGTCGGTTATTGCTAACCCTGCAGCCGGAACCGAGCGGTCCCATGACGAGCAAGGTCTGCCGATACTGATCGAGTCGACGCCCCTTTCAGGCGAGGAAGCGCTGATCGAAGCAAAGGCATGGCGCGACAAGGAATTTGATCGCGTGGTCTGGTTGCGTGATCGCCATCGGGACGAAGTGGAATTGATGAAAGCCACCACGCTATCCGACTCTGAATATCTGACCCTGCTGAATTACCTGCAGGCGCTACGCAAGTGGCCCCAGGCGAAGAAATTTCCCTCCAAACGCTCTCGACCGAAAAAGCCTGCCTGGATGACTGCCGAGTGA
- a CDS encoding phage tail protein, protein MDYPKSVPSVGLVDGRFVDENPVAGTPGSLIPAVWGNSVTQEILSVINGGGLVASEADTGQLYKAIQSIIGRASPMRSVITRLAASKTLTEAELGLVLIDGSPGSVTLLLPPANAALGVRDVIVRRVDNSGNRMVIQASGTDGIRFHTHLSASGYPFFVLMGGGDWWHLRSDGAGSWWPVGRFDNTPLGRPFFETTLMLSPGGYGALNGTVMKRAEWPWLWDHAQQSGMLGTEALRVGSEGKWTTGDGATTFRGPEGRGEFLRVLDEGRGVDGGRAMGTFQTGSTHSYAQGANGAGAVGAYWSDSLTSFGADTREEPQYVTGLVNGGPIFPVNTTYQRDTAGVLLYAFKSRPRNIAYPGRIKLI, encoded by the coding sequence ATGGATTATCCAAAAAGCGTCCCCAGCGTCGGCCTGGTCGATGGCCGCTTTGTCGATGAAAACCCTGTGGCAGGCACGCCGGGTTCGTTGATTCCGGCGGTGTGGGGCAACAGCGTGACTCAGGAGATCCTGAGTGTGATCAACGGCGGCGGATTGGTGGCTTCTGAAGCCGACACCGGTCAGTTGTACAAGGCGATTCAGTCGATCATCGGCAGAGCGAGCCCGATGCGTTCGGTCATCACCCGACTGGCCGCATCGAAAACCCTGACCGAGGCCGAGCTTGGCCTGGTGCTGATCGACGGCAGCCCGGGATCTGTGACTTTGCTGCTGCCACCGGCCAACGCCGCACTCGGTGTGCGCGACGTGATTGTTCGGCGGGTGGACAACAGCGGTAATCGCATGGTCATCCAGGCGTCCGGTACCGACGGGATTCGTTTTCACACCCATCTGTCGGCCAGCGGTTATCCGTTCTTCGTATTGATGGGCGGCGGTGACTGGTGGCATTTGCGCAGTGATGGGGCGGGGAGTTGGTGGCCGGTCGGTCGTTTCGACAATACGCCATTGGGGCGGCCGTTTTTCGAGACGACCCTGATGCTCAGTCCCGGTGGATACGGTGCATTGAATGGCACCGTGATGAAGCGTGCGGAATGGCCGTGGCTGTGGGATCACGCCCAGCAATCGGGAATGCTGGGGACTGAAGCCTTACGCGTGGGCTCCGAGGGGAAATGGACCACGGGTGACGGTGCGACGACCTTTCGTGGTCCCGAAGGGCGAGGGGAATTTCTGCGGGTTCTGGATGAAGGTCGTGGTGTGGATGGCGGGCGGGCGATGGGTACTTTTCAGACTGGATCGACGCATTCCTATGCGCAAGGTGCCAATGGCGCAGGCGCTGTGGGCGCGTACTGGTCAGATAGCCTGACCAGTTTTGGCGCGGATACCCGGGAAGAACCGCAATACGTTACAGGGCTGGTCAATGGCGGCCCGATCTTTCCGGTGAATACCACTTACCAGAGGGATACCGCAGGAGTTTTGCTCTACGCCTTCAAATCCCGCCCGCGCAACATCGCCTATCCCGGCCGCATCAAACTCATCTGA
- a CDS encoding tail fiber assembly protein — MFNYLFDGSGALSGPVEFIVTPGIGIQLPGNAVELAYELPEPETGRSWALINGVPREVIDRRGMVYRKDGGAQQIWTELGELPDTLTAQPWPGEFHIWRDNAWVLDEQARLGSVRQQSLGQRDALLRDAVLRIAPLQYAEDIGDASHDEQLLLIEWKLYSVELNRIEKQAGFPDEITWPVAPGSAVNT, encoded by the coding sequence ATGTTCAATTATCTATTTGATGGCTCGGGCGCTCTGTCCGGGCCTGTCGAGTTCATTGTCACGCCGGGCATTGGCATCCAGTTACCCGGTAATGCTGTTGAGCTGGCGTACGAGTTGCCTGAGCCGGAAACCGGTCGTAGCTGGGCACTGATCAACGGCGTACCGCGTGAGGTGATCGACCGCCGTGGCATGGTTTATCGCAAGGACGGCGGCGCCCAACAGATCTGGACCGAGCTGGGTGAGTTGCCTGACACCCTGACCGCGCAACCATGGCCAGGCGAGTTCCACATCTGGCGCGACAACGCCTGGGTGCTGGATGAGCAGGCTCGTTTGGGGAGCGTCAGACAGCAATCTCTCGGCCAGCGCGACGCACTGCTGCGCGACGCCGTCCTGCGTATCGCGCCGCTGCAATACGCCGAGGACATTGGCGATGCCAGCCATGACGAACAACTGCTGCTGATCGAATGGAAGCTTTACAGCGTAGAGCTGAACCGGATCGAAAAACAGGCTGGTTTCCCCGATGAAATCACCTGGCCGGTTGCGCCCGGATCAGCAGTAAACACCTGA
- a CDS encoding gp53-like domain-containing protein has protein sequence MDYPNSVPSAGLVNGRFVDEDPLTGKPGSLIPAKWGNSVTQELLNIINAGGTAPTEAKDDQVLTALRSNKLFLTSPQFSNDQSMATTEFVTRAGLQFSGFASYAASTVLNAANIGGVASFSSASALTATLPSTNGVAHASTIHVINAGTGVLTVNPSGNDGLLTCNGTSGPLKLGIGDTAYLIKLTGQWRLYGGSVSDRYASAHSGVYGNIGYQRYASGNIDQWGVGTTDANGDVNVVFPISFPTAFSSIIAMHVGGDGAMVVMYANSASKQGCRLKVRSYSGEVSAGWGINFFAKGY, from the coding sequence GTGGACTACCCAAACAGTGTCCCGAGTGCCGGTCTGGTCAACGGCCGGTTTGTCGATGAAGACCCGCTGACCGGCAAGCCGGGGTCGTTGATTCCGGCGAAATGGGGCAACAGCGTTACCCAAGAGTTGTTGAATATCATCAATGCTGGCGGCACCGCTCCGACGGAAGCGAAAGATGATCAGGTGTTAACCGCATTACGCAGCAACAAGTTGTTTTTGACTTCACCGCAGTTCTCCAATGATCAGTCGATGGCCACCACTGAGTTTGTTACGCGGGCGGGATTACAGTTCTCCGGTTTTGCTTCTTACGCCGCCAGCACGGTATTGAACGCTGCGAATATTGGCGGTGTCGCGAGTTTCTCCAGTGCCAGCGCGCTGACTGCGACGCTGCCGTCTACCAATGGTGTGGCCCATGCGAGCACCATTCACGTAATCAACGCAGGTACCGGCGTGTTGACCGTCAATCCTTCCGGTAACGATGGGCTTCTCACCTGTAATGGCACATCCGGCCCGCTCAAGTTGGGTATTGGTGACACTGCCTACCTGATCAAACTCACGGGACAGTGGCGCCTCTATGGCGGCTCGGTGAGTGATCGATATGCGTCGGCGCACTCCGGTGTGTACGGCAACATTGGCTACCAGCGTTATGCCAGCGGCAATATCGATCAATGGGGTGTTGGCACGACGGATGCCAATGGCGATGTCAACGTCGTCTTTCCGATCTCTTTCCCTACCGCGTTTTCTTCGATCATCGCCATGCACGTAGGAGGCGATGGAGCGATGGTCGTCATGTACGCGAACTCTGCGTCGAAGCAGGGGTGCCGTCTGAAAGTTCGAAGCTACAGCGGCGAAGTGTCTGCAGGTTGGGGTATCAACTTCTTTGCAAAGGGTTATTAA
- a CDS encoding phage tail assembly chaperone — MNPFNVLFSASTRGVYVPAINSSDIPDDVIEIPQAYWISLLQQLAVSAKVVGVHADSGYPTLVDPPPYSAEEAADAERRWRTAQLAATDGLVARDRDELEDGGGTTLTSEQYAELQTYRRELRDWPQGSFFPFSEHRPVAPRWLANAV; from the coding sequence ATGAATCCGTTCAATGTCTTGTTCAGCGCCAGCACCCGTGGGGTTTATGTTCCCGCTATCAACTCATCGGATATTCCGGATGACGTCATTGAAATTCCCCAGGCCTATTGGATCTCACTGCTGCAGCAACTGGCTGTGAGTGCAAAAGTGGTCGGCGTGCACGCGGATAGCGGTTATCCGACTCTGGTTGATCCACCACCTTATTCGGCAGAAGAAGCGGCCGATGCTGAACGTCGCTGGCGTACAGCACAACTGGCTGCCACCGATGGTCTGGTTGCACGTGATCGTGATGAGCTTGAAGACGGCGGTGGCACGACGCTGACCAGCGAGCAATATGCCGAGCTGCAAACCTATCGCCGCGAATTGCGCGACTGGCCGCAGGGTTCTTTTTTTCCTTTCAGCGAGCATCGGCCTGTAGCGCCGCGTTGGTTGGCAAATGCGGTTTGA
- a CDS encoding carbohydrate binding domain-containing protein, producing MDYPKSVPSVGLVNGKFVNEDAIAGLPGSLIPASWGNSVTQEILNAITAAGLKPDEAQTDQLAQAIRQLSKPDPLQQFPAQVYRRNVLINGGFDIWQRGTTNQGPNIGGYVADRFRCDWNGNAAVAISRQDFAPGQTDVAGEPSYFLRWQQTTAGVGATEHKISQSVESVRTLAGKTATVTFWARSDAARPLKVTIGQYFGNGGSEAVVKVVDVFALSTAWTKFSATFQVPVIAGKMLGANDYLRLAFDLPLNVLQTVDLARVQLEEGPVSTPFEYRPVGEELMLCQRYFEKSFASRLQIRANNGVGTCIVTFTQAATGNTGQYGMVIDMQAQKRVQPTVVLYCPGNESSQVWNYSQGVACTGTTVQSVTQRSFAIGTVTPVSSQPGNGLQIEWTADAEI from the coding sequence ATGGATTATCCAAAAAGCGTTCCCAGCGTCGGGCTGGTGAACGGCAAGTTCGTCAATGAAGACGCCATCGCCGGCCTGCCCGGATCGCTGATCCCGGCGAGCTGGGGCAACAGTGTTACTCAGGAAATACTCAACGCCATCACCGCAGCCGGTTTGAAACCTGATGAAGCACAAACCGATCAGTTGGCGCAGGCGATCCGCCAATTATCGAAGCCTGATCCACTGCAGCAATTTCCGGCGCAGGTGTATCGCCGGAATGTGCTGATCAATGGCGGCTTCGATATCTGGCAGCGCGGAACGACCAACCAAGGCCCCAATATTGGTGGGTATGTAGCCGATCGTTTTCGTTGCGACTGGAATGGCAATGCTGCCGTGGCCATCTCTCGCCAGGATTTTGCCCCTGGCCAGACAGACGTGGCGGGTGAGCCGAGCTATTTCTTGCGCTGGCAGCAAACCACGGCGGGCGTTGGCGCTACCGAGCACAAGATTTCCCAAAGCGTTGAATCCGTCAGGACTCTGGCTGGAAAAACCGCCACCGTAACATTTTGGGCGCGCTCCGACGCCGCGCGCCCGTTGAAGGTAACCATCGGTCAGTACTTCGGCAACGGTGGTTCGGAAGCCGTCGTCAAAGTGGTCGATGTCTTTGCATTGAGCACTGCATGGACCAAATTCAGCGCAACATTTCAGGTGCCAGTGATCGCTGGGAAAATGCTCGGTGCCAATGATTACTTGAGGTTGGCTTTTGATCTGCCACTTAACGTTTTGCAAACTGTGGATCTTGCGCGGGTTCAACTCGAGGAAGGACCGGTTTCCACGCCATTCGAATACCGCCCGGTTGGTGAAGAGCTGATGTTGTGTCAGCGCTACTTCGAGAAGTCCTTTGCCAGTCGTTTACAGATTCGTGCAAACAATGGTGTCGGAACCTGCATCGTTACGTTCACTCAGGCTGCGACCGGGAATACCGGTCAATACGGCATGGTCATAGACATGCAGGCTCAGAAGAGAGTGCAACCCACCGTTGTTCTGTATTGCCCTGGAAATGAAAGCAGTCAGGTCTGGAACTATTCGCAGGGAGTGGCTTGCACGGGGACCACTGTGCAAAGTGTGACACAGCGAAGTTTCGCTATCGGTACCGTGACGCCTGTGAGCAGTCAGCCCGGTAACGGGCTGCAGATTGAATGGACAGCGGACGCAGAAATCTAG
- a CDS encoding glycoside hydrolase family 19 protein, which produces MQITEDNLKTIMPNARSQAGVFVSALNNAMNRRHIDTPKRIAAFLAQIGHESGQLQYVRELGNNQYLSKYDTGTLALRLGNTPEADGDGQKYRGRGLIQITGRSNYRQCSLGLFGDERLLSLPELLEQPQWAAESAAWFWEQNGLNDLADRDQFNSITRRINGGLNGLQDRLDIWARARAVLCPSPGV; this is translated from the coding sequence ATGCAAATAACAGAAGACAACCTTAAAACCATCATGCCCAACGCCCGCTCCCAAGCGGGCGTTTTTGTTTCTGCACTGAATAACGCAATGAATCGCCGCCATATCGACACGCCCAAACGTATCGCTGCGTTTCTTGCGCAGATCGGTCACGAGTCGGGCCAGTTGCAATACGTGCGCGAGTTGGGCAACAACCAGTACCTGAGCAAATACGACACTGGCACGCTGGCGTTACGTCTGGGCAACACGCCCGAGGCCGACGGCGACGGGCAGAAGTACCGCGGTCGCGGGCTGATCCAGATCACCGGGCGCAGCAACTATCGGCAGTGCAGCCTCGGCCTGTTCGGCGACGAGCGCTTGCTGTCCTTGCCGGAATTGCTTGAGCAACCGCAATGGGCAGCGGAATCGGCGGCATGGTTCTGGGAACAGAACGGCCTGAACGATCTGGCCGACCGCGACCAGTTCAACAGCATCACTCGCCGAATCAACGGCGGGTTGAATGGGTTGCAGGATCGGCTGGATATCTGGGCGCGGGCGAGGGCGGTGCTATGTCCGTCTCCTGGCGTTTAA
- a CDS encoding lysis system i-spanin subunit Rz codes for MSVSWRLTGFLLLTLGGAALAWQFQDWRYGRQLAEQARLNADTLNQLNVAAASAQQVEQDKRLALEQRLAASEQTHYRALSDAQRDQDRLRDRLATADLRLSVLIDAGDAAQGCGVPAATGPGGVDHAAVRARLDPAHAQRIIAITDTGDRGLIALQACQAYVRALAPEHFE; via the coding sequence ATGTCCGTCTCCTGGCGTTTAACCGGCTTTTTGTTACTGACCTTGGGAGGCGCTGCGCTGGCCTGGCAGTTTCAGGACTGGCGTTACGGGCGACAACTCGCGGAGCAGGCGCGGTTAAACGCCGACACTCTCAATCAGCTGAATGTGGCCGCAGCCAGCGCGCAGCAGGTCGAGCAGGATAAACGTCTGGCCCTTGAGCAACGCCTCGCGGCCAGTGAACAAACCCACTATCGAGCACTCAGTGATGCCCAACGTGATCAGGATCGCCTGCGCGATCGTCTTGCCACTGCTGATTTGCGCCTGTCAGTCCTCATCGACGCCGGCGACGCTGCCCAAGGCTGCGGGGTGCCAGCCGCCACCGGCCCCGGCGGCGTGGATCATGCAGCCGTACGCGCCCGACTTGACCCGGCGCATGCTCAACGAATTATCGCCATCACCGACACCGGCGATCGCGGACTGATTGCCTTGCAGGCCTGTCAGGCCTATGTCAGAGCGCTGGCGCCCGAACATTTTGAATGA
- a CDS encoding CinA family protein translates to MKEITQLAAELGRRLQLLNAHVTTAESCTGGGIAEAITRIPGSSAWFEAGYVTYSNRQKTRQLNVPTELFGTVGAVSREVVEAMVRGAQKHSLARFAVAVSGVAGPDGGTPNKPVGTVWLAWGVGDAVSSEVQHFPGNRDEVRRQTVKAALEGLLRLAAREIENQG, encoded by the coding sequence GTGAAAGAGATCACTCAACTGGCTGCCGAGCTCGGCCGACGTTTGCAGTTGCTCAACGCCCACGTCACCACGGCCGAGTCGTGTACCGGTGGCGGGATTGCTGAAGCGATCACGCGGATTCCGGGGAGCTCGGCGTGGTTCGAGGCCGGTTACGTGACCTACTCCAACCGGCAGAAGACCCGGCAACTGAATGTCCCCACCGAATTGTTCGGCACGGTGGGTGCGGTCAGTCGCGAAGTCGTCGAGGCGATGGTGCGTGGTGCGCAGAAGCACAGTCTGGCGCGGTTTGCCGTGGCGGTCAGCGGCGTGGCGGGGCCCGATGGCGGTACACCGAACAAACCGGTGGGCACGGTGTGGCTGGCCTGGGGCGTGGGCGATGCGGTTTCCAGTGAGGTTCAGCACTTCCCCGGCAACCGCGATGAAGTCCGCCGACAAACGGTGAAGGCCGCGCTAGAGGGGCTGTTGCGACTAGCGGCACGAGAAATCGAAAATCAGGGGTAG
- the recA gene encoding recombinase RecA, which produces MDDNKKKALAAALGQIERQFGKGAVMRMGDQDRQAIPAISTGSLGLDIALGIGGLPKGRIVEIYGPESSGKTTLTLSVIAQAQKAGATCAFVDAEHALDPEYAGKLGVNVDDLLVSQPDTGEQALEITDMLVRSNAVDVIIVDSVAALVPKAEIEGEMGDMHVGLQARLMSQALRKITGNIKNANCLVIFINQIRMKIGVMFGSPETTTGGNALKFYASVRLDIRRTGAVKEGDEVVGSETRVKVVKNKVASPFRQAEFQILYGKGIYLNGEMIDLGVLHGFVEKSGAWYAYEGTKIGQGKANSAKFLADNPEVAAKLEKQLRDKLLSPAVIADSKASAVKETEDDLADADI; this is translated from the coding sequence ATGGACGACAACAAGAAGAAAGCCTTGGCTGCGGCCCTGGGTCAGATCGAACGTCAATTCGGCAAGGGTGCCGTGATGCGTATGGGCGATCAGGACCGTCAGGCGATCCCGGCTATCTCCACCGGCTCTCTGGGTCTGGACATCGCACTCGGCATCGGCGGTCTGCCAAAAGGCCGTATTGTTGAAATCTACGGTCCTGAATCTTCCGGTAAAACCACACTGACGCTGTCCGTGATCGCCCAGGCTCAAAAAGCCGGCGCGACCTGCGCCTTCGTCGACGCCGAACACGCCCTCGACCCTGAGTACGCCGGCAAGCTGGGCGTCAACGTCGACGACCTGCTGGTTTCCCAGCCGGACACCGGTGAACAGGCGCTGGAAATCACTGACATGCTGGTGCGCTCCAACGCAGTAGACGTGATCATCGTCGACTCCGTGGCTGCACTGGTACCGAAGGCTGAAATCGAAGGCGAAATGGGTGACATGCACGTGGGCCTGCAAGCCCGTCTGATGTCCCAGGCGCTGCGTAAAATCACCGGTAACATCAAGAACGCCAACTGCCTGGTGATCTTCATCAACCAGATCCGCATGAAGATCGGCGTGATGTTCGGCAGCCCGGAAACCACCACCGGTGGTAACGCGCTGAAGTTCTACGCTTCGGTCCGTCTCGACATCCGCCGTACCGGCGCGGTGAAGGAAGGCGACGAAGTGGTCGGCAGCGAAACCCGCGTCAAGGTTGTGAAGAACAAGGTGGCGTCGCCGTTCCGTCAGGCCGAGTTCCAGATCCTTTACGGCAAAGGCATCTACCTCAATGGCGAGATGATCGACCTGGGCGTGCTGCATGGTTTCGTCGAGAAATCCGGCGCCTGGTATGCCTATGAAGGCACCAAGATCGGTCAGGGCAAGGCCAACTCGGCCAAGTTCCTGGCAGACAACCCGGAAGTCGCTGCCAAGCTCGAGAAGCAGCTGCGTGACAAACTGCTGTCGCCAGCGGTGATCGCCGACTCCAAGGCTTCTGCGGTCAAAGAGACCGAAGACGACCTGGCTGACGCTGATATCTGA
- the recX gene encoding recombination regulator RecX, which yields MTTAVLDTLVAVRRTAMDLLARREHGRVELTRKLRQRGADAEMIETALDRLTEEGLLSEARYLESFVSYRARSGYGPLRIREELGQRGLQRADIELALRESGIDWQEQLRETWQRKFSGHLPIDAKERAKQGRFLAYRGFSMEMINRLFSGRSMDD from the coding sequence ATGACCACCGCTGTACTCGATACCCTCGTCGCGGTGCGGCGAACCGCCATGGACCTGCTCGCTCGACGCGAGCACGGTCGAGTCGAACTGACGCGTAAGCTGCGTCAGCGAGGCGCTGATGCGGAAATGATCGAAACAGCCCTCGACCGATTGACGGAAGAGGGGCTGCTTTCCGAAGCCCGTTACCTTGAAAGCTTTGTTTCCTACCGTGCCCGTTCCGGCTACGGCCCTTTGCGCATTCGCGAAGAGCTGGGCCAGCGAGGTTTGCAACGCGCCGATATCGAACTTGCCCTGCGTGAAAGCGGTATCGACTGGCAGGAGCAGCTTCGCGAGACGTGGCAACGCAAGTTCTCGGGACACTTGCCGATTGACGCCAAGGAGCGCGCCAAACAAGGCCGCTTCCTCGCCTATCGGGGTTTTTCGATGGAGATGATCAACCGCTTGTTCAGCGGCAGAAGCATGGACGATTAA
- a CDS encoding TIGR00730 family Rossman fold protein, protein MPYQPNDLLSRHFQESGPDLISKVEEQLKQISPDSPNLPIYRDMILTVLRMAQEDHNRWNAKITLQALRELEQAFRVLEQFKGRRKVTVFGSARTPVEHPLYAMARELGAALTRSDMMVITGAGGGIMAAAHEGAGRDHSLGFNITLPFEQHANPTVDGTGNLLPFHFFFTRKLFFVKEADALVLCPGGFGTLDEALEVLTLIQTGKSPLVPVVLLDAPGGTFWQGALDFIRQQLEENHYILPTDLKLMRLVYNVDEAVEQINQFYSNFHSSRWLKRQFVIRMHHKLSDVAMAHMQEAFADLCLSDQFHQHAYSGEEHDEAQYSHLVRLAFAFNARNHGRLRELVDYINLPENWAHTQPQTAQRAREPSKVI, encoded by the coding sequence ATGCCTTACCAACCGAATGACCTGCTCAGCCGACATTTTCAGGAAAGCGGCCCCGACCTCATCAGCAAGGTCGAAGAACAGCTCAAGCAGATTTCCCCCGACAGCCCGAACCTGCCGATTTATCGCGACATGATCCTGACCGTGCTGCGCATGGCCCAAGAGGATCACAACCGCTGGAACGCCAAGATCACCCTGCAGGCCCTGCGTGAACTGGAGCAGGCGTTCCGGGTGCTGGAACAATTCAAGGGACGACGCAAAGTCACGGTATTCGGCTCGGCGCGCACGCCGGTCGAGCACCCCCTGTATGCAATGGCGCGTGAACTCGGCGCGGCCCTGACGCGATCAGACATGATGGTCATCACCGGTGCGGGTGGCGGGATCATGGCCGCCGCGCACGAAGGCGCCGGGCGTGACCACAGCCTCGGGTTCAACATCACCCTGCCCTTCGAGCAGCATGCCAACCCGACTGTGGACGGCACCGGCAATCTGCTGCCGTTCCATTTTTTCTTCACCCGCAAACTGTTCTTCGTCAAGGAAGCCGATGCGCTGGTGCTGTGCCCTGGCGGGTTCGGCACCCTGGACGAGGCACTGGAAGTACTGACACTGATCCAGACCGGCAAAAGCCCGTTGGTGCCGGTGGTGTTGCTGGATGCGCCGGGCGGAACATTCTGGCAAGGCGCCCTGGACTTCATTCGCCAGCAACTCGAAGAAAACCACTACATCCTGCCCACCGACCTGAAACTGATGCGTCTGGTCTATAACGTCGATGAGGCGGTGGAGCAGATCAACCAGTTCTACAGCAACTTCCACTCCAGTCGCTGGCTCAAGCGTCAGTTCGTGATTCGTATGCATCACAAGCTCAGTGACGTGGCGATGGCGCATATGCAGGAGGCTTTCGCCGATCTGTGCCTGAGTGACCAGTTCCATCAACACGCTTACAGCGGCGAGGAACATGACGAAGCGCAGTACAGCCACCTGGTGCGGTTGGCTTTCGCGTTCAATGCCCGAAATCATGGCCGTCTCAGGGAACTGGTGGATTACATCAACCTCCCCGAAAACTGGGCTCACACCCAACCGCAGACCGCCCAACGTGCACGTGAGCCATCAAAGGTAATTTGA
- a CDS encoding PA3611 family quorum-sensing-regulated virulence factor: MLRLIVPTAAIALALSFSAQAASLKEQNLNKELRNIAEQSSVGTPRAINEDILDQGYTVEGVTLINHLSVQASHAEKMRADPKAVYFQLGASVCNNPSYRKLMAKGAIMRYDFSEYKTNKAIGSASYQDSDCPKAAPAKKK, translated from the coding sequence ATGCTGCGCCTTATCGTTCCTACCGCGGCCATCGCACTGGCGTTGTCCTTCAGCGCACAAGCGGCGTCCTTGAAAGAGCAGAATCTGAACAAAGAACTGCGCAACATCGCCGAACAAAGCAGCGTCGGCACGCCACGGGCGATCAATGAAGACATTCTCGATCAGGGCTACACCGTTGAGGGCGTTACCCTGATCAACCACCTGAGCGTCCAGGCCAGCCACGCCGAAAAGATGCGCGCTGACCCAAAAGCCGTGTATTTCCAGCTGGGTGCTTCGGTGTGCAATAACCCGTCGTACCGCAAGCTGATGGCCAAGGGTGCGATCATGCGTTACGACTTCAGTGAATATAAAACCAACAAGGCCATCGGCTCGGCCAGCTACCAGGATTCCGATTGCCCGAAAGCTGCCCCGGCGAAGAAGAAGTAA